The following proteins come from a genomic window of Gadus morhua chromosome 11, gadMor3.0, whole genome shotgun sequence:
- the LOC115553775 gene encoding uncharacterized protein LOC115553775, translated as MSHIPFSLYGVTMETVLKTSAATATDEVETVLKTSAATATDEVETVLKTSAATATDEVETVLKTSAATATDEVETVLKTSAATATDEGTQPKNRKRVRRTRVETVLKTSAATATDEVETVLKTSAATATDEVETVLKTSAATATDEGTQPNNRKRVRRTRVETVLKTSAATATDEVETVLKTSAATATDEGTQPKNRKRVRRTRVETVLKTSAATATDEGTQS; from the exons ATGTCACACATACCCTTCTCTCTTTATGGAGTTACAA TGGAGACTGTCCTGAAGACCAGCGCTGCCACTGCCACCGACGAGG TGGAGACTGTCCTGAAGACCAGCGCTGCCACTGCCACCGACGAGG TGGAGACTGTCCTGAAGACCAGCGCTGCCACTGCCACCGACGAGG TGGAGACTGTCCTGAAGACCAGCGCTGCCACTGCCACCGACGAGG TGGAGACTGTCCTGAAGACCAGCGCTGCCACTGCCACCGACGAGGGTACACAGcccaaaaacagaaaaagagtCAGAAGGACAAGAG TGGAGACTGTCCTGAAGACCAGCGCTGCCACTGCCACCGACGAGG TGGAGACTGTCCTGAAGACCAGCGCTGCCACTGCCACCGACGAGG TGGAGACTGTCCTGAAGACCAGCGCTGCCACTGCCACCGACGAGGGTACACAGCCCAATAACAGAAAAAGAGTCAGAAGGACAAGAG TGGAGACTGTCCTGAAGACCAGCGCTGCCACTGCCACCGACGAGG TGGAGACTGTCCTGAAGACCAGCGCTGCCACTGCCACCGACGAGGGTACACAGcccaaaaacagaaaaagagtCAGAAGGACAAGAG TGGAGACTGTCCTGAAGACCAGCGCTGCCACTGCCACCGACGAGGGTACGCAAAGCTGA